One Campylobacter pinnipediorum subsp. caledonicus genomic window carries:
- a CDS encoding formyltransferase family protein, which yields MKYNNIFIVGIGRVADKCLAIASSFFNQHVQKISFTDSFKADSFFNKLENSLIISANNFYIFKEEAIDKNTIINYHNSLLPRHRGAGAHIWSVYENDFESGITWHLVDNGIDTGDIIVQEKIILDDNITSGKLLYKQHELAISSFELCLHKLQSNDFISNNWDSNMLSSIHKKKDIPNNGILDLTWDKKKISSFLRSMNIGIFKTIPLPQIILFSNKYEIISYEITNNSIVLNLYNQNNIKITIDNL from the coding sequence ATGAAATATAATAATATATTTATTGTTGGAATTGGAAGAGTGGCCGATAAATGCTTAGCTATAGCATCTAGCTTTTTTAATCAACATGTCCAAAAAATATCATTTACTGATAGTTTTAAAGCCGATTCTTTTTTTAATAAATTGGAAAATAGTTTAATTATAAGTGCTAATAATTTTTATATATTTAAAGAAGAAGCTATAGATAAAAATACAATTATAAATTATCATAATTCTTTATTACCACGACATAGAGGCGCGGGGGCACATATATGGTCTGTTTATGAAAACGATTTTGAAAGTGGTATAACTTGGCATCTTGTTGACAATGGTATTGATACTGGTGATATTATAGTTCAGGAAAAGATTATATTGGATGATAATATAACATCTGGAAAATTGCTGTATAAACAGCATGAATTAGCTATTTCTTCTTTTGAGCTTTGTTTGCATAAACTTCAGAGTAATGATTTTATAAGCAATAATTGGGATAGTAATATGCTATCAAGCATACATAAAAAGAAAGATATCCCAAATAATGGCATACTTGATTTAACATGGGATAAAAAAAAGATTTCTTCTTTTTTAAGATCTATGAATATTGGAATTTTTAAAACAATTCCACTTCCACAGATTATTTTGTTTTCTAATAAGTATGAAATTATAAGTTATGAAATTACTAATAATTCTATAGTTTTAAATTTATATAATCAAAATAATATAAAAATTACTATAGATAATCTTTAA
- a CDS encoding DUF4910 domain-containing protein: MQELIKKLFPICRSITGEGFRKSLDIINQELGGIVNLYEIKSGSEVFDWVVPDEWNINDAYIIDPDGNKICDFKVNNLHVLNYSEPIDKVIDLKELEEHLYSLPSLPDAIPYTTSYYKRRWGFCITHNERQKLKDGKYRVFIDSSFNKDGVLNYGDFVIKSSRDTKEEILISTYLCHPSMANNELSGPAVSVYLAKWLMQRDDLKYNYRFVFIPETIGSIVYLSRNLKLLQENVKAGFVLSCVGDNDAYSLIHSPSEDNLAEKVAFHIMKDKQNFKEFSFSDAGSDERQYCSPLVDLPVCGICRTKYGEFEQYHTSKDDLNYVSQKGLENSLQTMKDIIMSLELNKKFISNVFCEPNLGKRGLYPTFNSGSLAIQNNRAYFYRKFLAFCDGKNDAIDIVDKMGDGMKLNEFEYIIKALVENDLIRVSR, translated from the coding sequence TTGCAAGAACTTATAAAAAAACTTTTTCCAATTTGTCGTTCTATAACCGGAGAAGGATTTAGAAAAAGCCTTGATATAATAAATCAAGAGCTAGGTGGCATTGTAAATTTATACGAGATAAAAAGCGGTAGTGAGGTTTTTGACTGGGTTGTTCCTGATGAGTGGAATATAAATGATGCTTATATAATAGACCCAGATGGTAATAAAATTTGTGACTTTAAAGTAAATAATTTACATGTTTTAAACTACTCTGAGCCTATAGATAAGGTTATAGATCTAAAAGAACTCGAAGAGCATCTATACTCTTTACCAAGTTTACCAGATGCTATACCCTATACTACAAGTTATTATAAAAGAAGATGGGGTTTTTGTATAACTCACAATGAAAGACAAAAGCTAAAAGATGGCAAATACAGAGTTTTTATAGATTCTAGCTTTAACAAAGATGGTGTTTTAAACTATGGTGATTTTGTGATAAAATCTAGCAGGGATACAAAAGAAGAAATTTTGATATCAACATATCTTTGTCATCCATCTATGGCAAATAATGAGCTAAGTGGTCCAGCTGTTAGTGTTTACCTTGCAAAATGGCTTATGCAAAGAGATGATTTGAAATATAATTATAGATTTGTCTTTATACCTGAGACCATCGGCTCTATCGTTTATCTATCAAGAAATTTAAAGCTCTTGCAAGAAAATGTAAAAGCTGGTTTTGTTTTATCTTGTGTGGGTGATAATGATGCTTATTCGCTTATACATTCACCTAGTGAGGACAATCTAGCCGAAAAAGTAGCTTTTCACATAATGAAAGATAAGCAGAACTTTAAAGAATTTAGTTTTTCAGATGCTGGTAGTGATGAGAGACAGTATTGCTCGCCTTTGGTTGATTTGCCTGTTTGCGGGATTTGTAGGACAAAATACGGCGAGTTTGAGCAGTATCATACTTCAAAAGATGATTTAAACTATGTAAGTCAAAAAGGACTTGAAAATAGCTTGCAAACTATGAAAGATATAATTATGTCTTTAGAGCTTAATAAAAAGTTTATATCAAATGTATTTTGTGAGCCAAATCTAGGCAAAAGAGGTCTTTATCCGACATTTAATTCAGGTTCTTTGGCTATACAAAACAATAGAGCTTATTTTTATAGAAAATTTTTAGCATTTTGTGATGGCAAAAATGATGCCATCGATATAGTGGATAAAATGGGCGATGGCATGAAACTGAATGAATTTGAATACATAATAAAAGCTTTAGTTGAAAATGATTTGATAAGAGTGTCGCGATGA
- a CDS encoding class I SAM-dependent methyltransferase has protein sequence MTDIDKQQDIVDELSTSYDEMTYKSIAFPQCSPLKLEACAKLLSLDAKPSENAKILEIGCSFGGNLIPFALHNPNATIVGIDLSREQIKQGKEIVGGGGLELQNLELICADITKADEILSKYEKFDYIICHGVYSWVPDFVKEAILKTIKDYLAKNGVAYVSYNVYPGWKFKEVVKDYMQFVSKDGQTLSEKLSLAKEGLRVYKDYLLKKDDNESKISLEWIEKILKYDTSYIAHEYLESINNPFYFKDFANDLSKHSLEYLCEVDMNDIFAPMLGDSECADEFMKQNFKDRIDEEQFMDFATFRAFRQSLIVHSDTFKELKQDIGVNEISKLHIIEHFTKDNDIYTNKKKQIMPNSYNWLYELFNSMYPSSINLADVLTLIDPKLKLDSYLGFIELLKKNTVFLSKPYETIRYEINKTRLKPELVPYIRYFFKTDNPVIGFATEFNELFIDTKKYDFYIMLKFDGKNTIHDIADDFIKYLKNNNITLKDDNKKYITSKSKLNKFALEYVMDIENILAQMHFFERF, from the coding sequence ATGACAGACATAGACAAACAACAAGATATAGTAGATGAGCTTTCAACCTCCTATGATGAGATGACATATAAATCAATTGCATTTCCTCAGTGCTCCCCTTTGAAACTTGAAGCTTGTGCTAAGCTTTTATCACTTGATGCAAAACCATCAGAAAATGCAAAGATACTTGAGATAGGATGCTCTTTTGGTGGAAATCTCATACCATTTGCTTTGCACAATCCAAATGCTACCATAGTAGGCATTGATCTAAGTCGTGAGCAGATAAAGCAAGGCAAAGAGATAGTGGGGGGGGGTGGCTTAGAGCTTCAAAACCTAGAGCTTATATGTGCTGATATAACAAAAGCAGATGAGATTTTATCTAAGTATGAAAAGTTTGATTATATAATATGTCATGGGGTATATAGCTGGGTACCTGATTTTGTAAAAGAGGCTATACTAAAAACTATAAAAGATTACCTTGCAAAAAATGGAGTGGCCTATGTATCTTACAATGTCTATCCTGGGTGGAAATTTAAAGAAGTTGTTAAAGACTATATGCAGTTTGTTTCAAAAGATGGACAAACACTCAGTGAAAAGCTGAGTCTAGCCAAAGAAGGGTTACGGGTATATAAAGACTATCTTTTAAAAAAAGATGATAATGAGTCAAAAATATCATTAGAGTGGATAGAGAAAATTTTAAAATATGACACTTCGTATATAGCACACGAATATCTTGAAAGTATAAATAATCCCTTTTATTTTAAAGATTTTGCAAATGATCTTTCAAAACATTCTTTGGAATATCTGTGTGAGGTTGATATGAATGATATATTTGCTCCAATGCTTGGAGATAGTGAATGTGCAGATGAGTTTATGAAACAAAACTTTAAAGATAGGATAGATGAAGAGCAGTTTATGGACTTTGCTACTTTTAGGGCATTTAGACAAAGTCTTATTGTCCATAGTGATACCTTTAAGGAGCTAAAACAAGATATAGGAGTAAATGAGATAAGCAAACTTCATATCATCGAACACTTTACAAAAGATAATGATATATACACAAACAAGAAAAAACAGATAATGCCAAATTCTTACAATTGGCTATATGAGCTTTTTAATAGCATGTATCCATCTAGTATAAATCTAGCCGATGTGTTGACTTTGATAGACCCAAAGCTAAAACTAGACTCATATCTAGGTTTTATAGAACTTCTTAAAAAAAATACTGTATTTTTATCAAAACCATACGAAACTATTCGTTATGAGATAAATAAAACTAGACTAAAGCCAGAGCTTGTACCATACATAAGGTATTTTTTTAAAACAGATAATCCTGTCATAGGCTTTGCAACTGAGTTTAATGAGCTTTTTATAGATACCAAAAAATATGATTTTTATATCATGTTAAAATTTGATGGCAAAAACACTATTCATGATATAGCAGATGATTTTATAAAATATCTAAAAAACAATAACATAACACTAAAAGATGACAATAAAAAATATATAACAAGTAAAAGCAAACTAAATAAATTTGCACTTGAGTATGTTATGGATATTGAAAATATACTAGCACAGATGCATTTTTTTGAGAGATTTTAG